The genomic region GTATGGTAGGTTATCATTCTGTTTCTGTTATTGCCGATGCCATTGCCAAAAAAACCACAGATGTGGAATTAGACAGAGCAATCAAAGCTTGTGTTAACTCCGCTCAGCTTAGCTATTACGATGGATTAGAAAGCTATATGGAATTAGGTTATGTAGCTGAAGATTTAAGTGGCTCTTCAGTATCCAAAACTTTAGAATATGCTTATGATGACTGGTGTATTGCTCAAATGGCTCAGAAGGCTCAAAACGACTTGGTCTATGAGGATTTTAACAATAGAGCTACTTATTATATAAATGTCTTCGACTCGGTTTCTAATTATATGCGACCTAAGCTTTCCAACGGAGAATGGCGCAAAGATTTCGATCCTCTAGATACACATGGTCAGGGTTTTATTGAAGGCAATGCTTGGAATTATGGATTGTATGTTCCTCAAAATGTAGACAAAATGATTGCCATGATGGGCGGAAAAGATGAGTTTAGTCAGCATTTAGATAAAATTTTCACAACTCCAATTGAAGATAAATTTATTGAGAAAAATGAAGACATTACCAGAGATGGAATCATAGGAAACTATGTACACGGAAACGAGCCAGGACATCATATTCCATATCTTTATAATTGGACCAACGATGCATGGAAAACCCAAGAAAGAGTGAGGATGATTTTAGATGAAATGTATACCAACGATGTGGATGGGCTTTGTGGTAATGATGATGCAGGACAAATGAGTGCTTGGTATGTTTTTAGTTCTTTGGGATTTTACCCTGTTTTGCCTGGTTCTTCTATCTATGCTTTAGGAAGTCCTTTGGTAAAATCAGCAAGTATTGACTTGGAGGATGGTAAGAAAATTGAAATCATTTGCCATAAACAATCTGAAAATCATGTTTATGTAAAGAAAGTGCAATGGAACGGGCTTGCGATCACGGATTACTCCTTAAATCATTTAGAATTAGCAAAAGGTGGGAAATTGGAATTTTTCATGTCTAAAAAGCCTTAGCATACTGGTGTTCGAAATTGGACATAAGTGTTCGGAACGGAACATAATACTGCTGTCATTTCCAGTCTGTTAATTTATCTAAAAGCATTTTTCATTATGTGATTTGAATGGATTATTGTCTTATTTTTGAAAATTCGTAAAATCAAATTTTAAATCATTATACAAGATGAGTAGACAGTCTATTATCACACTTATCGCAATAGTTTTGTTTGGAGCTATCGCACTTTTAGCAATGAATTATTTTGCTAGTCATAAAGAAGAGGTGAAGCCTCCTAAAACAGAAAAAGAACTTCCCGAAGTAAAAACCGAAAAGGTAAGTTACACTCATGCTAAAGTAGATGTGGAAGAAACAGGTCGCTTGATGTCAACAGGTAGGGTAGACCTTATTACAGAAGTTAGTGGAAGAATGCTCGATGGTGATGTTCCTATGTTTACTGGTCAATCCTTTAAAAAAGGCGATGTTCTGTTAAGAATTTTTAATGAGGAGGCTAAATTATCACTCCAAGCTGCCAAAAGCAGATTTCTCAGTAGTATTGCCAATGTACTACCCGATTTAAAATATGATTATGCAGATAATTATGAGAATTGGTTAGCTTTCTTTAATGCCATTAAAATCGATAGTAAACTTCCTAAGTTTCCTGAGGTAAAATCTGAAAACGAAAAAATCTATTTAGCAAGCAAAGGAATTTTAAACGATTATTTCAGCATCCAAAGCACTGAAATTACACTGACAAAATACACCATTTATGCGCCGTTCGATGGTGCTTTCGCAAGCGTTAGCCTTGAAGTAGGTTCCATTGCCAGTCCTGGTAGTAGAGTAGCTAAAATGATTCGCACTGATATTTTGGAATTACAAGTCCCTTTAAATATGCAAGAAGTACCATTCGTAAAAAAAGGAAATACTGTAAAAGTTGAATATCAAGGAATGCAAACTACTGGTAAAGTAAATCGTGTTTCTAGTTTTGTGGATCCAGGAAGCCAATCCGTGATGGTATATGTTGATTTAAAAAACTCAGGCAAGTTCCCACTCTACGAAGGTATGTATATGAAAGCTCAGTTTGCAGAAACAGAATTAGAAAATGTGATGGAGATTCCTCGTTCCGCTCTATTCAATTTCGACGAAGTATATGTGGTTATTGATGGAAAGCTAGCGAAGAAAAGAGTACAAATTGCCAAGACTGATGAATATTCCACATATATCAGTGGTTTAGAATTAGGAATGGATTTGGTTGTTGAATCTTTGATTAATGCTTCTGACCAAATGCCAGTTAAAATCGCCCAATAATAAAACAAAAACATGAGAAATTTAGTTAGCACCTTTGTAAAATATCCATTTTACGCCAACTTAATCATAGTCATACTTGTGATTGCTGGGGGATTCTCTTTATCTAATATGAAGAAGTCTTTTTTCCCAGAAAGAAGTACCACTACTATTAATGTTCAGGTTTTTTATCCTGGAGCTTCTCCAAAAGAGATGGAGGAGGGAATTACAACAAGAGTGGAAGAATCATTAAGAGGTTTAGTGGGTATAAAAGAGATTACAAGCTCTTCTTCCGAAAACTTTGCTTCTGTAAGGATAGAAACCACAGGTAAATACGATATTGACCTCACTCTAGCAGAAATAAAAAATGCCGTGGATGGAATTTCATCTTTTCCAGTTGATGCAGAAAAACCTATTGTCTTTAAGCGTAGAGCTGTAACGCAAGCGGGATTTATTGGTTTAAGCGGAGATGTGGATCAGATAACTTTAAAACGCATGGCCAATGAGATAGAGAACGATTTCTATTCTTCTGGCAAAATATCGCAACTTAATGTAAGTGGTTTACCGCCATTGGAAATTGCTGTTGAGGTTTCGCAAGAAAATTTGCAACGTTATGGTTTGAGTATCTCAGAGGTTTCATCTGCCATTAGAAGCAATAATTTGGATATCAGTGGTGGTTTAATTAGAAATGATCATGAAGAAATTCTGATTCGTTCCAGATATCGCTCTGTAGATCCAGATGTGATTGCCGATTTAGTTATTCGTTCCTCTAATGATGGATCTAGTTTAAGAATTAGAGATATCGGAACCGTAAAACTACAATTTGCAGAGACACCGAGCCTTTCACTTCAAAACGGAAAACCTTCTGTTTCTTTTCAAGTAAATAAATTAGGAGAAGAAGATTTAGATGAGATTTCAACATTCCTTCACGATTATGTGGCAGAGTTTAATAGGATACATGATAATGTGAGAATGGATTTTACCTACGATTTCTTAACCATGTTAAAGAGTCGTTTGAATTTACTTTATTCCAATGGTGGTATTGGCCTTTTATTGGTATTATTAGCTTTGGGATTATTCTTAAACTTAAGGCTATCATTTTGGGTAGCTTTTGGTATTCCTGCTTCATTCCTCGGAATGTTTGTGGTGGCTGCGGCCATGGGAGTAACTATCAATATGATTTCCCTTTTCGGTATGATTCTGGTTATCGGGATTCTGGTGGATGATGGAATTGTGATTGCTGAGAATATATATTCCCATTTTGAAACCGGAAAGACTCCAATGCGGGCTGCCGTCGACGGAACCATGGAAGTGATGCCAGCTATTATTACCTCGGTTTTAACCACCATTGTTGCCTTTTCTCCGCTTTTACTTTTGACTGGGCAAATGGAAATGATGTATGAAATGGCTTTTGTAGTTACTGTTAGTTTAGGTATTTCTTTATTTGAAGCTTTCTTTGTATTGCCCGCTCACTTAGGTAA from Lentimicrobium sp. L6 harbors:
- a CDS encoding efflux RND transporter periplasmic adaptor subunit translates to MSRQSIITLIAIVLFGAIALLAMNYFASHKEEVKPPKTEKELPEVKTEKVSYTHAKVDVEETGRLMSTGRVDLITEVSGRMLDGDVPMFTGQSFKKGDVLLRIFNEEAKLSLQAAKSRFLSSIANVLPDLKYDYADNYENWLAFFNAIKIDSKLPKFPEVKSENEKIYLASKGILNDYFSIQSTEITLTKYTIYAPFDGAFASVSLEVGSIASPGSRVAKMIRTDILELQVPLNMQEVPFVKKGNTVKVEYQGMQTTGKVNRVSSFVDPGSQSVMVYVDLKNSGKFPLYEGMYMKAQFAETELENVMEIPRSALFNFDEVYVVIDGKLAKKRVQIAKTDEYSTYISGLELGMDLVVESLINASDQMPVKIAQ